Genomic segment of Drosophila simulans strain w501 chromosome 2R, Prin_Dsim_3.1, whole genome shotgun sequence:
AGCATGAGCACGCGGTAGATGAGCTCCGCGTTCGCTGACAGCGACAAATGCacgaaaatattattatttgcagcGTTATTGTAGCGTGTTTTATTTGGGGATCCGTGGGCGGAGGGGTTGGGGACTTGGGCTACGGATTGGGTTTGGGGTTGGGCTTGGTGAGTCAAGCAGTAGCAGGAGCCATTCCAAATTACACATTGTGTTCGATGGCGAACATAATGGAGTTGTCATCTTGGCAATTGTGTAGGAAGACTTTCGCCGGAACAGGCTGCCTCCGTTTGCATTCCCCTAATGAAATTGGGCGCAAACAATGGTTTTCGCCGAGGAACCGCATCTAACATATTTACCGATGGCCTGCGGTTTGGGGCTCCAGTGGAttctgatttctgatttttcAGATTGTTTGTTCTTGAGTGGAGGCTACTGCAACCGACATGTTGGAAGATGTGCGGTATGGggcaatatttttaagtgtgtATTAAATTGATGTATgacttttataaattaatagtATTTTTAGCTTTTGAAGGCGATTAAGTCCTAGTGATTAAATGAAATCCAAAGTTATCCGCTCAAGAGGGCGTTCGCTTATTAGCTTTAGTTTGCGGAAACCACAATAAATTCAGAGGGGAATTGTGGATTATTTGAGCCCCACTCAACAAAGGTCGCACCCTTTTGGGGCCGTAATTTATTGTGGCTGCTTTATTGTCATGTTTGGCCAATATGGTGGTGGGTGCTGGTGCGTAGGCCTACTGATGGTGCATGACCAACGGCGGAATTTGGGTCAAGTCCGTGAGCAGACAATCGCATGGCCATCGCTTTGCAGGGCATCGCTTGGGAGCACTTAACCATCCGTACTCACCCAGGCTAAGCGTCGTCAGTGAATCATACGCCAGCTCAAGGCCAGTGTGTGCGGATATTTCCGCTTGAATCGGCTCGCCAAGGAGAACATCCACGTCTGCGGGAGAGAGATGCACACAATAAATTCAGACATCTACATCTACATCGCACTGCGGGAAAAGTTGCAGCATAATGCATGGATCGAAGGCTATAAACTGGGCGGGAGTTCGAACTCAAGTGCTCGGCGACacaaagttggccaactttgCCGACCGACTGTCTGAATCACTACTGACCTTCCAGGTCTTTGACGACCCGCTCCACGGAAACGTGAAAGCCATTATCCAGTTTTTGCTTGATTTGTAGATGCGTGTCCTTCAGGAAGACCTCCACGTCGTGCACGGCTGACTTGACCATCTCGGGCGTCATCTCTATTCCGGCGGACAAGCGACTGTTGGCGTAAAATATGCTGAAGTCGCTCAGCCTGCAAAATGGGTTTCCCCGGCATTTACTTTCCATTGCCCTTAAAAGTTAAGCTCTAAGTTTGAACGCACGTCAGCAGGATGAAGACGACCCACAGGGTGACCAGTCCGGCGCTCTTGCGACACCGCAAGCTCTCCTCCAGCGACTCGTCCCGGATGTGACAGGGTGCATTCCGTATGTggtccacctcctcctgggtGGAGCGACGACCGCAGCACCAGGCGCACGTGGCAATCAGGGGTACCAGGGCCAGGATGGCGAACACGCTCATCAGGGCAATGAAGCCGGACTCGATTTTAATGGCCTAAGATGGGGAACAGAACTCTTACGATATGACCAAGACTCCGCTGTACAACTACTCACATTGGAGGCGAAGTCCATCAGGCTGGTATTTTTGTGTAAAACATCGCGTATGGAATCTGCAATGTcataaacattatttatggtAATACCCTAATATCATTATCTGCCTGAGGATTTATCTTTAGTGTAGGAGTATCTACATCATGCATAAAACTAGCCCAACGTGGCTCATTGTCCCATATAAAAcatagtaaaaataaatatttaaacatgtATACATCATTGCTGCCTTTTATTGCACGAGGGGTTCTGAAGCATCGCTGGACAACGgctccacctgctcctcgTTCAAATGTTGGATGACCACCACGTTGCAGAGATTCGCCTGCACCAAAGTACGGGTGTCCGATTCGACGAGTTCCTGTCGCGGAAAGGCGGTCATCAGGACGAAGCTCCGGTCCGAGAACTCGGGTCTGGCGAGTCGGGCATACTGGTAGAGATCCCCGACGTTGTGGGTGAGATTAAAGCGACCTGCCACACGACTCCCATCCGCCATCCTCAACTGCACGGTGGTCGTGTCGGCCCGTTCGTTGAGCTGAAGGCCTTGGGCTTCAACGGGCATTGGGCCCACGACGAGTATCTGGGGTGAGGGGCTGTTCAGCGGTCGGCCAGGTCCCATGAACTGTTTCCGGGACAAGTGACGATAGGATTCGTTAGTGTGATCCTGCACGCTCAGCTGCACTCTGGGCACCCGGAGCATTTCCTCGGGGAAATCCCCCCTCAAAATAGCGCGGAGAAATCGCTCGTTTTCGGGCAGTGCGTACAGCCTCAACGAGCCGTCGTCCAGGGAGAATCCCTCAGACCAGAGGTGAAGGACGACTATGGTGTGCTCGTCGTCGGCTGGTTCCGTATCCGAATCCTCGGTCGCGGATCTAGGAGGGGGATTGATGGGATGGGCGCTTCCCAACCGATTGCCATGACCCCAGACCCGCAGACTGCGGTCGCTGTCGTTGTTGGTTATAGCCGGCGTGGAGCTGTTGATGTTCACCCGCTTGCCCGCCGGACTGTCGTGATCGGAGGAGCTGTTCGATGCACATGCCTGGTAGCCTTCCTGGTCGCCCTCCTTCCGCCGGGATATCTCACTCAGCAGGGAATGGAGATCCCGATTGCTCTCATTCGCCTGCGAGTGTTCGGAGGACTTCTCGGGCTCCTGCTTTTTGGAGACCGCTTCCGATTCGTAGGTGCTGCTGGCTACCTCAAGGGACCAGTTGTTAGAGCTCAGGTACTGACGGGCCACCTCCTCACGCACCCCATGCCGTTTCATGAAGG
This window contains:
- the LOC6736055 gene encoding UBX domain-containing protein 2B, with product MTDEQKLSTFMKRHGVREEVARQYLSSNNWSLEVASSTYESEAVSKKQEPEKSSEHSQANESNRDLHSLLSEISRRKEGDQEGYQACASNSSSDHDSPAGKRVNINSSTPAITNNDSDRSLRVWGHGNRLGSAHPINPPPRSATEDSDTEPADDEHTIVVLHLWSEGFSLDDGSLRLYALPENERFLRAILRGDFPEEMLRVPRVQLSVQDHTNESYRHLSRKQFMGPGRPLNSPSPQILVVGPMPVEAQGLQLNERADTTTVQLRMADGSRVAGRFNLTHNVGDLYQYARLARPEFSDRSFVLMTAFPRQELVESDTRTLVQANLCNVVVIQHLNEEQVEPLSSDASEPLVQ